From a region of the Streptomyces venezuelae genome:
- the cbiQ gene encoding cobalt ECF transporter T component CbiQ yields the protein MGAGHAHKLYREGASPVHDLPPHCKLAATLAFVVVVVSTPREAVWAFGLYAVLVAAAAAAARIPAGFLLRRLLIEVPFVAFAVLMPFVAEGERVEVLGMSLSVSGLWGAWNVLAKGTLGVAASVLLASTTELRALLLGLQRLKLPPLLVQIASFMIRYGDVIGDELRRMSIARRSRGFEASGIRHWGVLAKTAGALFIRSYERGERVYLAMVSRGYTGSMPVIDEVAATRAQWAYAAALPVTALAVCLMGWTL from the coding sequence ATGGGGGCCGGCCACGCCCACAAGCTCTACCGCGAGGGCGCCTCGCCGGTCCACGACCTGCCTCCGCACTGCAAGCTCGCCGCGACCCTGGCCTTCGTCGTGGTCGTCGTGTCCACACCGCGCGAGGCGGTGTGGGCCTTCGGCCTGTACGCCGTCCTCGTCGCGGCCGCGGCGGCCGCTGCCCGGATCCCGGCCGGCTTCCTGCTCCGGCGGCTGCTGATCGAGGTGCCCTTCGTCGCCTTCGCCGTGCTCATGCCCTTCGTCGCCGAGGGCGAGCGGGTGGAGGTGCTCGGCATGTCGCTCAGCGTCTCGGGCCTCTGGGGCGCCTGGAACGTCCTCGCCAAGGGAACCCTCGGCGTGGCCGCATCCGTCCTGCTCGCCTCGACGACGGAGCTGCGGGCGCTGCTGCTGGGCCTGCAACGGCTGAAGCTGCCGCCCCTGCTCGTCCAGATCGCCTCCTTCATGATCCGCTACGGCGACGTGATCGGCGACGAGCTGCGCCGGATGTCCATCGCCCGCCGCTCCCGCGGCTTCGAGGCCAGCGGGATCCGGCACTGGGGGGTGCTGGCCAAGACCGCCGGCGCGCTGTTCATCCGTTCCTACGAGCGCGGCGAGCGGGTCTACCTCGCGATGGTCAGCCGCGGCTACACCGGCTCGATGCCGGTGATCGACGAGGTCGCGGCCACGCGCGCCCAGTGGGCCTACGCGGCCGCACTCCCGGTGACGGCGCTCGCCGTCTGTCTGATGGGATGGACCCTGTGA
- a CDS encoding DUF6193 family natural product biosynthesis protein, with product MTTPPAPAVLYPDVAALGSLAEALRAAAAGRLDTAPAASPDSDPLLYASVPSTLPHREPLRIRASAHGRRWSVRGEEPYQESCLVEGETDDLAQVARAARAWRDGDSLDDIRRAAPFTHLTGRFEVPDLDPVRLVESEWQGMLQEARELEYSWQEQYQALVEAAYAEPALRALYPFTSHWTLRFSSTTRPSLTLGSPCLSARGDGTYGVGTGFITPNLGVFPSAAEAAALAVRHLPTGFGPVTLGRPLKP from the coding sequence GTGACCACACCTCCCGCCCCCGCCGTCCTCTACCCCGACGTCGCAGCCCTCGGCAGCCTCGCCGAGGCGCTCCGAGCCGCGGCGGCAGGCCGCCTCGACACCGCTCCCGCGGCCTCACCCGACTCCGATCCCCTGCTGTACGCGAGCGTCCCGAGCACGCTGCCGCACCGCGAGCCCCTGCGGATCCGCGCATCGGCACACGGGCGGCGCTGGTCGGTCCGCGGAGAGGAGCCGTACCAGGAATCGTGCCTCGTCGAGGGCGAGACGGACGACCTGGCGCAGGTCGCCAGGGCCGCCCGGGCCTGGCGCGACGGCGACTCCCTCGACGACATCCGGCGGGCGGCCCCGTTCACGCACCTGACCGGCCGCTTCGAGGTGCCCGACCTCGATCCCGTCCGTCTGGTGGAATCGGAGTGGCAGGGCATGCTCCAGGAGGCGCGCGAGCTGGAGTACTCCTGGCAGGAGCAGTACCAGGCCCTGGTCGAGGCGGCGTACGCCGAGCCGGCCCTGCGCGCCCTCTACCCGTTCACGAGCCACTGGACGCTGCGCTTCTCCTCCACCACCCGGCCGAGCCTGACGCTCGGCAGCCCGTGCCTGAGCGCGCGCGGCGACGGGACCTACGGGGTGGGCACCGGCTTCATCACCCCGAACCTCGGCGTGTTCCCGTCGGCCGCCGAGGCCGCGGCGCTGGCCGTGCGCCACCTGCCGACCGGCTTCGGGCCGGTCACGCTCGGCCGGCCGCTCAAGCCGTAG
- a CDS encoding SsgA family sporulation/cell division regulator, with amino-acid sequence MSATAENPPATATASAVEERVRARVITDDPLYRTIPVALRFAADEPLAVRIVFPAGLSPEGTDNEWVFPRALLEAGLQAPTGTGDVRVWPCGRVQAVVEFHSPEGVAVVQFDIAALRRFLRRTYAPAAAAVTRRA; translated from the coding sequence ATGTCAGCCACCGCCGAGAATCCACCAGCGACTGCCACCGCAAGCGCCGTCGAGGAGCGGGTGCGCGCCCGCGTCATCACGGACGATCCCCTCTACCGGACGATCCCCGTGGCCCTGCGCTTCGCCGCCGACGAGCCGCTGGCCGTACGGATCGTCTTCCCGGCGGGCCTGTCCCCCGAGGGCACCGACAACGAGTGGGTCTTCCCCCGGGCCCTCCTGGAGGCCGGCCTCCAGGCCCCGACCGGGACCGGGGACGTACGCGTCTGGCCCTGCGGCCGCGTCCAGGCGGTCGTCGAGTTCCACTCCCCCGAGGGCGTCGCCGTCGTCCAGTTCGACATCGCCGCGCTGCGCCGGTTCCTGCGGCGTACGTACGCCCCCGCGGCGGCCGCCGTCACCCGTCGGGCGTAA
- a CDS encoding energy-coupling factor ABC transporter permease yields the protein MHVPDGFINAPVSVAAGVVAAAAVAVSLRGARRELDERTAPLAGLVAAFIFAVQMLNFPVAAGTSGHLLGGALAAILVGPYTGVLCVSVVLLMQGILFADGGLTALGVNVTVMGVVTVIVAYAIFRGLLKVLPPTRRSVTAAAFTGALLSVPAAAAAFTAVYAVGGTTDVPIGKVFTAMVGVHVLIGIGEAAITAATVGAVIAVRPDLVHGARGLTSPLKLRVGGVLVDAPAAAAAPAGAAAGAGSTKKVWVTGLVTALVLAGFVSFYASASPDGLEKVAADKGIDEKVEEHAAANSPLADYSVKDVDDARLSGGLAGIIGVGVTVAAGTAIFWSVRRRRTDDLTAASTSVSAG from the coding sequence ATGCATGTGCCCGACGGATTCATCAACGCACCCGTCTCGGTGGCCGCCGGAGTGGTGGCGGCCGCAGCGGTGGCCGTCAGCCTCCGCGGCGCCCGGCGCGAACTCGACGAGCGCACCGCGCCGCTCGCCGGTCTCGTCGCCGCCTTCATCTTCGCCGTCCAGATGCTGAACTTCCCGGTCGCGGCCGGCACCAGCGGCCACCTGCTGGGCGGGGCGCTCGCCGCGATACTCGTCGGCCCCTACACCGGCGTGCTCTGCGTGTCCGTCGTCCTGCTGATGCAGGGCATCCTCTTCGCCGACGGCGGCCTCACCGCCCTCGGCGTGAACGTCACCGTCATGGGCGTCGTCACCGTCATCGTGGCCTACGCGATCTTCCGCGGCCTGCTCAAGGTCCTGCCGCCCACCCGCCGCTCCGTCACCGCGGCCGCCTTCACCGGCGCGCTGCTCTCGGTGCCCGCCGCGGCCGCCGCCTTCACCGCCGTCTACGCCGTCGGCGGCACCACCGACGTGCCCATCGGCAAGGTGTTCACCGCCATGGTCGGCGTGCACGTGCTCATCGGCATCGGCGAGGCCGCCATCACCGCGGCCACCGTGGGCGCCGTGATCGCCGTACGTCCCGACCTGGTGCACGGGGCCCGCGGGCTCACCTCGCCCCTGAAGCTGCGGGTCGGCGGTGTGCTCGTCGACGCCCCGGCCGCGGCCGCGGCCCCCGCCGGCGCTGCCGCCGGCGCCGGCTCGACGAAGAAGGTCTGGGTGACCGGCCTGGTCACCGCCCTCGTGCTCGCCGGGTTCGTCTCCTTCTACGCCTCCGCCAGCCCCGACGGCCTGGAGAAGGTCGCCGCGGACAAGGGCATCGACGAGAAGGTCGAGGAGCACGCCGCGGCGAACTCCCCGCTCGCCGACTACAGCGTCAAGGACGTCGACGACGCCCGCCTGTCCGGCGGCCTCGCCGGGATCATCGGCGTCGGCGTGACCGTCGCCGCCGGCACCGCGATCTTCTGGTCCGTGCGCCGCCGTCGCACGGACGACCTCACCGCCGCCTCCACCTCCGTCTCGGCAGGCTGA
- a CDS encoding YbaK/EbsC family protein, whose translation MTTSTHPLFAEALAGLGLDLTVRSFPEGTRTAADAAAAIGCELSQIVKSLVFAADGVPVLVLMDGASRVDVEAVRRELGAGKVTRADAALVRETTGYAIGGVPPFGHRTRTRVLADRSLLAHEEVWAAAGTPTTVFPMAPGELVSYAGAVLADVRERPSEG comes from the coding sequence ATGACGACCTCCACGCACCCCCTGTTCGCCGAAGCCCTGGCCGGGCTGGGCCTCGACCTCACCGTCCGGAGCTTTCCCGAAGGGACCCGTACGGCCGCCGACGCGGCCGCCGCGATCGGCTGCGAGCTGAGCCAGATCGTCAAGTCGCTGGTCTTCGCGGCGGACGGGGTCCCCGTGCTGGTCCTCATGGACGGGGCCTCACGGGTCGACGTGGAGGCCGTACGCCGCGAGCTCGGCGCCGGGAAGGTGACGCGGGCCGATGCCGCCCTGGTCCGGGAGACCACGGGCTACGCGATCGGCGGGGTCCCGCCCTTCGGGCACCGCACGCGTACGCGGGTGCTGGCCGACCGGTCGCTGCTGGCCCACGAGGAGGTCTGGGCGGCGGCCGGCACCCCGACCACGGTGTTCCCGATGGCACCCGGGGAACTCGTCTCGTACGCGGGGGCGGTGCTGGCCGACGTGCGCGAACGGCCCTCAGAGGGCTGA
- a CDS encoding serine hydrolase domain-containing protein: MDVHGSVAEGFEPVRDAFVRNFEVLGDRGAAVAVYRDGRKVVDLWGGTKDADGTEPWTADTAQIVRSATKGVAAAVPLLLHQRGLLDLDAPVGSYWPEFKSGGKERILVRDLLAHRAGIPALDRGLTAAEAADGVSGARAVAAQQPFWEPGTAHGYHAQTYSWLVSELVLRATGRTVGSVLAEEIAEPLGLEFWIGLPETEEHRVGRVAPVEPPESAGTLRTRPRRNVSEAYADPESLTRRAFAAIEPLPDENDPAYRAAELPASNGIGTARALARFYGAAIGVVEDGARIFTPATTALAAREHSAGPDRVLVVNTRFGAGYMLHGPASPLLSPASFGHPGRGGSLAFADPESGIGFGYVTNALAKSVTADPRAQALVRALKSALSAL, from the coding sequence GTGGATGTCCACGGGTCGGTGGCGGAGGGCTTCGAGCCCGTCAGGGACGCGTTCGTACGCAACTTCGAGGTGCTCGGGGACCGGGGCGCGGCCGTGGCCGTGTACCGCGACGGCCGCAAGGTCGTCGACCTGTGGGGCGGCACGAAGGACGCCGACGGCACCGAGCCCTGGACCGCGGACACCGCGCAGATCGTCCGCTCCGCCACCAAGGGCGTGGCCGCCGCCGTACCGCTGCTGCTGCACCAGCGCGGGCTGCTGGACCTGGACGCGCCGGTGGGCTCGTACTGGCCGGAGTTCAAGTCCGGCGGCAAGGAGCGGATCCTGGTCCGCGACCTGCTCGCGCACCGCGCGGGCATACCGGCGCTGGACCGGGGACTGACCGCCGCCGAGGCCGCCGACGGCGTGTCCGGGGCGCGCGCGGTCGCCGCGCAGCAGCCCTTCTGGGAGCCGGGCACCGCGCACGGCTACCACGCGCAGACCTACAGCTGGCTGGTGTCCGAGCTGGTGCTGCGGGCGACCGGCCGCACGGTCGGATCGGTCCTCGCGGAGGAGATCGCCGAACCGCTGGGGCTGGAGTTCTGGATCGGCCTGCCGGAGACCGAGGAGCACCGGGTGGGCCGGGTGGCGCCGGTCGAGCCGCCCGAGAGCGCGGGCACGCTCCGGACCCGGCCGCGGCGCAACGTGTCCGAGGCCTACGCCGACCCGGAATCCCTCACCCGCCGCGCCTTCGCCGCGATCGAGCCGCTGCCCGACGAGAACGACCCCGCCTACCGGGCCGCCGAGCTCCCCGCCTCGAACGGCATCGGGACGGCGCGCGCCCTGGCCCGCTTCTACGGGGCCGCCATCGGGGTGGTCGAGGACGGGGCGCGGATCTTCACTCCGGCCACCACCGCCCTGGCCGCCCGGGAGCACTCCGCCGGACCGGACCGGGTGCTGGTCGTGAACACCCGCTTCGGCGCCGGCTACATGCTGCACGGCCCGGCCTCCCCGCTGCTCTCGCCGGCGTCCTTCGGGCACCCCGGCCGCGGCGGCTCCCTGGCCTTCGCGGACCCGGAGTCGGGCATCGGCTTCGGCTACGTGACCAACGCCCTGGCCAAGTCGGTCACCGCGGACCCCCGGGCGCAGGCCCTGGTCCGGGCGCTGAAGTCGGCCCTGTCAGCCCTCTGA
- the rsmI gene encoding 16S rRNA (cytidine(1402)-2'-O)-methyltransferase, which yields MTGTLVLAGTPIGDLADAPPRLATELERADVIAAEDTRRLRRLTQGLGVHTTGRVLSYFEGNESARTPELVEALVGGARVLLVTDAGMPSVSDPGYRLVAAAVEKDIKVTAVPGPSAVLTALAMSGLPVDRFCFEGFLPRKAGERLGRLREVEGERRTLVYFEAPHRLDDTLAAMAEVFGADRRAAVCRELTKTYEEVKRGGLGELAAWAAEGVRGEITVVVEGAPAAGPADVDDEELVRRVWVREEAGERRKEAIAAIAAEAGVPKREVFDAVVAAKNAARKVPQTGKELA from the coding sequence CTGACGGGCACCCTCGTGCTCGCCGGCACCCCCATCGGCGACCTCGCGGACGCCCCGCCGCGGCTGGCGACCGAGCTGGAACGGGCCGATGTGATCGCCGCCGAGGACACCCGGCGGCTGCGCCGGCTGACCCAGGGGCTCGGCGTGCACACCACCGGGCGCGTCCTGTCGTACTTCGAGGGCAACGAGTCGGCGCGCACCCCGGAGCTCGTCGAGGCGCTGGTCGGCGGCGCGCGCGTCCTGCTGGTGACGGACGCCGGCATGCCGTCGGTCTCCGACCCCGGCTACCGGCTCGTCGCTGCCGCCGTGGAGAAGGACATCAAGGTCACCGCCGTCCCCGGACCGTCCGCGGTGCTCACCGCGCTCGCCATGTCCGGGCTGCCGGTGGACCGGTTCTGCTTCGAGGGGTTCCTGCCGCGCAAGGCGGGGGAGCGCCTGGGCCGGCTGCGCGAGGTCGAGGGCGAGCGGCGCACGCTCGTCTACTTCGAGGCCCCGCACCGGCTCGACGACACCCTGGCCGCGATGGCCGAGGTCTTCGGCGCCGACCGGCGGGCCGCCGTCTGCCGCGAGCTGACGAAGACCTACGAGGAGGTCAAGCGCGGCGGGCTCGGCGAGCTCGCGGCCTGGGCCGCCGAAGGCGTGCGCGGGGAGATCACCGTCGTGGTCGAGGGCGCCCCGGCCGCAGGGCCCGCGGACGTGGACGACGAGGAGCTGGTGCGCCGGGTGTGGGTCCGCGAGGAGGCCGGCGAGCGGCGCAAGGAGGCCATCGCGGCGATCGCGGCCGAAGCGGGCGTACCCAAGCGCGAGGTGTTCGACGCTGTGGTCGCGGCAAAGAACGCGGCACGAAAGGTGCCGCAGACAGGTAAAGAGCTAGCCTGA
- a CDS encoding dolichyl-phosphate-mannose--protein mannosyltransferase, producing MTSTATPPPSPAGAPPASPVGREDEPPTWLRRLRGFGYVPPAAASARPDVRTRLVPPYARPSKQLWMTFGLPPEVWGTWRLIVSWAGPLLVALVAGVLRFVHLGSPKAVIFDETYYAKDAWATIRQGYEASWPKDIDASILANPDAVALPADPGYVVHPPVGKWVIGLGEWMFGFTPFGWRFMTAVLGTLSVLMLCRIGRRLFRSTFLGCLAGALLAVDGLHLVMSRTALLDLVLMFFVLAAFGALLIDRDRARARLADALPVDEEGRTRPDAKIAETLRLGWRPYRILAGVCLGLAAGTKWNGFVVLAFFGVLTVLWDAAARRTAGAGAPYASMLRRDALPAFVSTVPVAVVTYLASWSGWILSPDNGKGGYLRDWAAKYDQGSPLGFLPEWLRSLWHYETEVYKFHVGLTSGHTYESNPWSWLVLGRPVSYFYESPEPGTDGCPATAAGKCAREVLALGTPLLWWAGCFALLYVLWRWFFRRDWRAGAIACALAAGLLPWFNYQERTIFYFYAVVFVPYLCLAVAMMIGALLGPAGSSERRRALGAIGAGVLVLLIAWNFIYFWPIYTGQTLPMDSWRGRMWLDTWV from the coding sequence GTGACCAGTACCGCGACGCCGCCGCCCAGCCCCGCGGGGGCCCCGCCCGCCTCACCGGTGGGACGCGAGGACGAGCCGCCCACCTGGCTGCGCCGGCTGCGCGGCTTCGGCTACGTGCCACCCGCCGCCGCTTCCGCCCGCCCGGACGTGCGCACGCGCCTGGTGCCCCCGTACGCCAGGCCGTCCAAGCAGCTGTGGATGACCTTCGGGCTGCCGCCCGAGGTGTGGGGGACCTGGCGGCTGATCGTCTCGTGGGCGGGGCCGCTGCTGGTGGCGCTGGTCGCCGGGGTGCTGCGGTTCGTGCACCTGGGCAGCCCCAAGGCGGTGATATTCGACGAGACGTACTACGCCAAGGACGCCTGGGCCACGATCCGGCAGGGCTACGAGGCGAGCTGGCCCAAGGACATCGACGCGTCGATCCTCGCCAACCCGGACGCGGTCGCGCTGCCGGCCGACCCGGGCTACGTCGTGCACCCGCCCGTCGGCAAATGGGTGATCGGGCTCGGCGAGTGGATGTTCGGCTTCACGCCCTTCGGCTGGCGGTTCATGACCGCCGTGCTCGGCACCCTGTCGGTGCTGATGCTGTGCCGGATCGGGCGCCGCCTCTTCCGCTCGACGTTCCTCGGCTGCCTGGCGGGGGCGCTGCTGGCGGTGGACGGCCTGCACCTGGTGATGAGCCGCACGGCGCTGCTGGACCTGGTGCTGATGTTCTTCGTACTGGCCGCTTTCGGGGCCCTGCTCATCGACCGCGACCGGGCCAGAGCCCGGCTCGCGGACGCGCTGCCGGTGGACGAGGAGGGCCGGACCCGGCCGGACGCGAAGATCGCCGAGACGCTGCGGCTGGGCTGGCGGCCGTACCGGATCCTGGCCGGTGTCTGCCTGGGTCTGGCCGCGGGCACGAAGTGGAACGGCTTCGTCGTCCTCGCCTTCTTCGGTGTCCTCACCGTGCTGTGGGACGCGGCCGCGCGCCGCACCGCGGGCGCGGGTGCCCCGTACGCCTCGATGCTGCGGCGCGACGCGCTGCCCGCCTTCGTCTCCACGGTGCCGGTGGCGGTCGTGACGTACCTGGCCTCGTGGTCGGGCTGGATCCTCAGTCCGGACAACGGCAAAGGCGGTTATCTGCGCGACTGGGCGGCCAAGTACGACCAGGGCAGTCCGCTCGGGTTCCTGCCGGAGTGGCTGCGCAGCCTGTGGCACTACGAGACCGAGGTCTACAAGTTCCACGTCGGCCTCACCTCGGGGCACACCTACGAGTCCAACCCGTGGAGCTGGCTGGTCCTCGGCCGGCCCGTCTCCTACTTCTACGAGTCCCCCGAACCCGGCACCGACGGCTGCCCGGCGACCGCGGCGGGCAAGTGCGCCCGCGAGGTCCTGGCCCTGGGCACCCCGCTGCTGTGGTGGGCGGGCTGCTTCGCGCTGCTGTACGTGCTGTGGCGGTGGTTCTTCCGCCGCGACTGGCGGGCGGGCGCGATCGCGTGCGCGCTGGCGGCGGGTCTGCTGCCCTGGTTCAACTACCAGGAGCGGACGATCTTCTACTTCTACGCGGTGGTCTTCGTCCCGTACCTGTGCCTGGCGGTGGCGATGATGATCGGCGCCCTGCTGGGCCCGGCGGGATCGAGCGAGCGCCGTCGGGCGCTGGGTGCGATCGGCGCGGGCGTGCTGGTCCTGCTGATCGCGTGGAACTTCATCTACTTCTGGCCGATCTACACGGGCCAGACCCTCCCCATGGACTCCTGGCGCGGCCGCATGTGGCTGGACACCTGGGTCTAG
- a CDS encoding penicillin-binding transpeptidase domain-containing protein, with amino-acid sequence MNGAAKGAVIGGVFLALVGGAGYGVYTLVGDAGGDGDGKDGETSVQAEKGSGPVSEKDAAKTAKAFLAAWAAGDDRVAADLTNNAAAAQAAVGDFKTKAYVSKAVITPGTPNGTVVPFKVEAEITYEGTTKPLAYDSQLTVVRGVTSGKPLVDWQPSVIHPQLQKDEKLRAGAPPNPPVKAVDRNGEELTAEKYPSLRQVLDELRQNYGAKAGGKPGAEVWIEPVAKEAPKRTLLTLVEGEPSTLKTYLDAKVQAAAEQAVAKFPEASVVAVQPSNGHILAVANNRKDGFNAAMRGNRAPGSTMKIVTAAMLIDRGLVAADKPAPCEKTVTWGREFHNLDHFDLPPGTSFATSFARSCNTAFIKQIKPVDDDSALPKEATEVFGIGLDWKTGIQSTDGKVPPATGAAAAAEYIGQGQITMNPLNVASITATARTGVFRQPVLVSPELDGRTIATAQRRMKSSVQQQLVSMMKLTATSGTAKKAMAPVGGSDKGAKTGSAEVGGAGESPDSWFTGFSGDVAAAAMVEGGGHGGEAAGPIVAQVLNAG; translated from the coding sequence GTGAACGGGGCAGCGAAGGGTGCCGTCATCGGCGGGGTGTTCCTCGCCCTGGTCGGCGGCGCCGGGTACGGGGTGTACACGCTGGTGGGAGACGCCGGCGGAGACGGGGACGGCAAGGACGGCGAGACCTCCGTCCAGGCCGAGAAGGGCAGCGGGCCGGTCAGCGAGAAGGACGCGGCGAAGACCGCCAAGGCCTTCCTGGCCGCATGGGCGGCCGGGGACGATCGGGTGGCCGCCGACCTGACGAACAACGCCGCGGCCGCGCAGGCCGCGGTCGGGGACTTCAAGACCAAGGCGTACGTGTCCAAGGCCGTGATTACACCCGGCACGCCCAACGGCACCGTCGTGCCGTTCAAGGTCGAGGCGGAGATCACGTACGAGGGCACGACCAAGCCCCTGGCCTACGACTCCCAGCTGACCGTGGTGCGCGGGGTGACCAGCGGAAAGCCGCTGGTCGACTGGCAGCCCTCGGTGATCCACCCCCAGCTGCAGAAGGACGAGAAGCTGCGCGCGGGCGCACCGCCGAACCCGCCGGTCAAGGCGGTGGACCGCAACGGCGAGGAGCTGACAGCCGAGAAGTACCCCTCGCTGCGCCAGGTCCTCGACGAGCTGCGCCAGAACTACGGCGCCAAGGCGGGCGGCAAGCCCGGGGCCGAGGTGTGGATCGAGCCGGTCGCCAAGGAGGCTCCCAAGCGGACCCTGCTGACCCTGGTCGAGGGCGAGCCGAGCACCCTCAAGACGTACCTGGACGCGAAGGTGCAGGCGGCGGCCGAGCAGGCGGTCGCCAAGTTCCCGGAGGCCTCGGTGGTCGCCGTCCAGCCGAGCAACGGGCACATCCTGGCCGTCGCGAACAACCGCAAGGACGGCTTCAACGCGGCGATGCGGGGCAACCGGGCGCCCGGATCCACGATGAAGATCGTGACGGCGGCGATGCTGATCGACCGCGGCCTGGTGGCCGCGGACAAGCCGGCACCGTGCGAGAAGACGGTGACCTGGGGCCGCGAGTTCCACAACCTGGACCACTTCGACCTGCCGCCCGGCACCAGCTTCGCGACCTCGTTCGCCCGCTCCTGCAACACCGCCTTCATCAAGCAGATCAAGCCCGTCGACGACGACTCCGCGCTGCCGAAGGAGGCCACGGAGGTCTTCGGCATCGGCCTGGACTGGAAGACGGGCATCCAGTCCACCGACGGCAAGGTCCCGCCGGCCACGGGCGCGGCGGCGGCCGCCGAGTACATCGGCCAGGGCCAGATCACCATGAACCCGCTGAACGTCGCGTCCATCACCGCGACGGCCCGCACCGGCGTCTTCCGCCAGCCGGTCCTGGTCTCGCCGGAGCTCGACGGCCGGACGATCGCGACGGCCCAGCGCCGGATGAAGTCCTCGGTGCAGCAGCAGCTGGTCTCCATGATGAAGCTGACGGCGACCAGCGGCACCGCCAAGAAGGCGATGGCTCCGGTCGGCGGCTCCGACAAGGGCGCGAAGACCGGCTCGGCGGAGGTCGGCGGCGCCGGGGAGAGCCCGGACAGCTGGTTCACCGGTTTCAGCGGTGACGTGGCCGCGGCGGCCATGGTCGAGGGCGGCGGCCACGGCGGCGAGGCGGCCGGCCCGATCGTCGCCCAGGTGCTGAACGCGGGCTGA
- a CDS encoding energy-coupling factor ABC transporter ATP-binding protein produces the protein MDPVTQTPTRTPSLEVAGLAYAYPDGHQALFGVDLTVGQGERVALLGPNGAGKTTLVLHLNGILAGGVGSVTVAGLPVEKRNLAEIRRRVGIVFQDPDDQLFMPTVREDVAFGPAAAGMRGAELEERVRAALDQVGMADFADRPPHHLSFGQRRRVAVATVLAMRPDILVLDEPSSNLDPASRRELADILRSLDVTVLMVTHDLPYALELCPRSVILSEGVIAADGRTQDLLCDDALMRSHRLELPFGFDPRTPLLTGPSR, from the coding sequence ATGGACCCTGTGACCCAGACTCCAACCCGTACTCCTTCCCTCGAAGTCGCCGGCCTCGCCTACGCCTACCCGGACGGCCACCAGGCCCTCTTCGGGGTGGACCTCACCGTCGGGCAGGGCGAACGGGTCGCCCTGCTCGGACCCAACGGCGCGGGCAAGACCACACTGGTGCTGCACCTCAACGGCATCCTCGCCGGCGGCGTCGGCTCGGTCACCGTGGCCGGACTGCCCGTGGAGAAGCGCAACCTCGCCGAGATCCGCCGCCGCGTCGGGATCGTCTTCCAGGACCCCGACGACCAGCTGTTCATGCCGACCGTCCGCGAGGACGTCGCCTTCGGCCCGGCCGCCGCCGGAATGCGGGGCGCGGAACTGGAGGAGCGGGTCCGCGCGGCCCTGGACCAGGTCGGCATGGCGGACTTCGCCGACCGGCCGCCGCACCACCTGTCCTTCGGCCAGCGCCGCCGCGTCGCGGTGGCGACCGTCCTGGCCATGCGCCCCGACATCCTGGTCCTGGACGAGCCCTCCTCCAATCTGGACCCCGCCTCGCGCCGTGAGCTCGCCGACATCCTGCGCTCCCTGGACGTCACCGTGCTGATGGTCACGCACGACCTGCCCTACGCGCTGGAACTGTGCCCGCGCTCGGTGATCCTCAGCGAAGGGGTCATCGCGGCGGACGGCCGTACGCAGGACCTCCTGTGCGACGACGCGCTGATGCGCTCCCACCGGCTGGAGCTCCCGTTCGGCTTCGACCCGCGCACGCCCCTTCTGACGGGCCCCTCGCGCTGA